Proteins encoded in a region of the Lepeophtheirus salmonis chromosome 6, UVic_Lsal_1.4, whole genome shotgun sequence genome:
- the LOC121120773 gene encoding uncharacterized protein isoform X1, with product MLNNVIMIKKFGENIKYQHLKLSDNLSRLRIHKEEGKKENASQRMPHEEEGDSSSDGGHDPLRVSLPKTFTVKYLGRRPALGLWGIKHTREPVDELVRVVRGQRSGAPLALLNMTISNQGVQLIPHNKNQNPTYDSGHFEIDTISYGVQDLVYTRVFAMIVVKDTYEEVQHNHHPDSSLHIQSRGFQCYGFVCDSRNEARKLTYALATAFSKFSAKKNEAGGPPKTRFAIDLRRSDESSEGRRDQKEESGRKFDDIFDSSEA from the exons ATGTTGAATAACGtcataatgattaaaaagtttggtgaaaatataaaatatcaacatcTGAAGCTAAGTGATAATCTCTCTCGTCTCCGGATACACAAGGAAGAAGGTAAAAAGGAGAACGCGTCACAAAGAATGCCTCACGAAGAGGAAGGAGATAGTAGTAGTGACGGCGGACACGATCCACTCCGAGTGAGTTTACCAAAGACTTTTACTGTGAAATATCTTGGAAGACGTCCTGCCCTTGGACTTTGGGGTATAAAGCATACAAGGGAACCAGTGGATGAGTTAGTGAGGGTTGTAAG GGGACAAAGGTCCGGAGCTCCACTTGCTCTTCTGAATATGACCATATCAAATCAAGGCGTTCAACTTATACCTCATAATAAGAATCAAAATCCAACCTATGACTCTGGTCATTTTGAG ATTGATACAATTTCCTATGGAGTCCAAGACCTTGTATACACAAGAGTTTTTGCCATGATTGTCGTCAAGGACACCTATGAAGAAGTTCAACATAATCACCATCCAGATTCCTCATTACATATTCAGTCACGAGGATTTCAATGTTATGGATTTGTCTGTGATTCAAGAAATGAGGCACGTAAGCTCACCTATGCCCTAGCTACAGCATTCTCTAAATTTTCAGCTAAGAAAAATGAGGCTGGAGGACCTCCAAAAACTCGATTTGCAATTGATCTTCGAAGAAGCGATGAGTCGTCAGAGGGAAGAAGAGATCAAAAAGAGGAGTCTGGGcgaaaatttgatgatatttttgattcatcAGAGGCTTGA
- the LOC121120773 gene encoding uncharacterized protein isoform X2 — MIKKSYTTVFLSDNLSRLRIHKEEGKKENASQRMPHEEEGDSSSDGGHDPLRVSLPKTFTVKYLGRRPALGLWGIKHTREPVDELVRVVRGQRSGAPLALLNMTISNQGVQLIPHNKNQNPTYDSGHFEIDTISYGVQDLVYTRVFAMIVVKDTYEEVQHNHHPDSSLHIQSRGFQCYGFVCDSRNEARKLTYALATAFSKFSAKKNEAGGPPKTRFAIDLRRSDESSEGRRDQKEESGRKFDDIFDSSEA; from the exons ATGATCAAAAAATCTTATACAACAGTGTTT CTAAGTGATAATCTCTCTCGTCTCCGGATACACAAGGAAGAAGGTAAAAAGGAGAACGCGTCACAAAGAATGCCTCACGAAGAGGAAGGAGATAGTAGTAGTGACGGCGGACACGATCCACTCCGAGTGAGTTTACCAAAGACTTTTACTGTGAAATATCTTGGAAGACGTCCTGCCCTTGGACTTTGGGGTATAAAGCATACAAGGGAACCAGTGGATGAGTTAGTGAGGGTTGTAAG GGGACAAAGGTCCGGAGCTCCACTTGCTCTTCTGAATATGACCATATCAAATCAAGGCGTTCAACTTATACCTCATAATAAGAATCAAAATCCAACCTATGACTCTGGTCATTTTGAG ATTGATACAATTTCCTATGGAGTCCAAGACCTTGTATACACAAGAGTTTTTGCCATGATTGTCGTCAAGGACACCTATGAAGAAGTTCAACATAATCACCATCCAGATTCCTCATTACATATTCAGTCACGAGGATTTCAATGTTATGGATTTGTCTGTGATTCAAGAAATGAGGCACGTAAGCTCACCTATGCCCTAGCTACAGCATTCTCTAAATTTTCAGCTAAGAAAAATGAGGCTGGAGGACCTCCAAAAACTCGATTTGCAATTGATCTTCGAAGAAGCGATGAGTCGTCAGAGGGAAGAAGAGATCAAAAAGAGGAGTCTGGGcgaaaatttgatgatatttttgattcatcAGAGGCTTGA
- the LOC121120773 gene encoding uncharacterized protein isoform X3 has product MIKKSYTTVFEEGKKENASQRMPHEEEGDSSSDGGHDPLRVSLPKTFTVKYLGRRPALGLWGIKHTREPVDELVRVVRGQRSGAPLALLNMTISNQGVQLIPHNKNQNPTYDSGHFEIDTISYGVQDLVYTRVFAMIVVKDTYEEVQHNHHPDSSLHIQSRGFQCYGFVCDSRNEARKLTYALATAFSKFSAKKNEAGGPPKTRFAIDLRRSDESSEGRRDQKEESGRKFDDIFDSSEA; this is encoded by the exons ATGATCAAAAAATCTTATACAACAGTGTTT GAAGAAGGTAAAAAGGAGAACGCGTCACAAAGAATGCCTCACGAAGAGGAAGGAGATAGTAGTAGTGACGGCGGACACGATCCACTCCGAGTGAGTTTACCAAAGACTTTTACTGTGAAATATCTTGGAAGACGTCCTGCCCTTGGACTTTGGGGTATAAAGCATACAAGGGAACCAGTGGATGAGTTAGTGAGGGTTGTAAG GGGACAAAGGTCCGGAGCTCCACTTGCTCTTCTGAATATGACCATATCAAATCAAGGCGTTCAACTTATACCTCATAATAAGAATCAAAATCCAACCTATGACTCTGGTCATTTTGAG ATTGATACAATTTCCTATGGAGTCCAAGACCTTGTATACACAAGAGTTTTTGCCATGATTGTCGTCAAGGACACCTATGAAGAAGTTCAACATAATCACCATCCAGATTCCTCATTACATATTCAGTCACGAGGATTTCAATGTTATGGATTTGTCTGTGATTCAAGAAATGAGGCACGTAAGCTCACCTATGCCCTAGCTACAGCATTCTCTAAATTTTCAGCTAAGAAAAATGAGGCTGGAGGACCTCCAAAAACTCGATTTGCAATTGATCTTCGAAGAAGCGATGAGTCGTCAGAGGGAAGAAGAGATCAAAAAGAGGAGTCTGGGcgaaaatttgatgatatttttgattcatcAGAGGCTTGA
- the LOC121120773 gene encoding uncharacterized protein isoform X4, which produces MPHEEEGDSSSDGGHDPLRVSLPKTFTVKYLGRRPALGLWGIKHTREPVDELVRVVRGQRSGAPLALLNMTISNQGVQLIPHNKNQNPTYDSGHFEIDTISYGVQDLVYTRVFAMIVVKDTYEEVQHNHHPDSSLHIQSRGFQCYGFVCDSRNEARKLTYALATAFSKFSAKKNEAGGPPKTRFAIDLRRSDESSEGRRDQKEESGRKFDDIFDSSEA; this is translated from the exons ATGCCTCACGAAGAGGAAGGAGATAGTAGTAGTGACGGCGGACACGATCCACTCCGAGTGAGTTTACCAAAGACTTTTACTGTGAAATATCTTGGAAGACGTCCTGCCCTTGGACTTTGGGGTATAAAGCATACAAGGGAACCAGTGGATGAGTTAGTGAGGGTTGTAAG GGGACAAAGGTCCGGAGCTCCACTTGCTCTTCTGAATATGACCATATCAAATCAAGGCGTTCAACTTATACCTCATAATAAGAATCAAAATCCAACCTATGACTCTGGTCATTTTGAG ATTGATACAATTTCCTATGGAGTCCAAGACCTTGTATACACAAGAGTTTTTGCCATGATTGTCGTCAAGGACACCTATGAAGAAGTTCAACATAATCACCATCCAGATTCCTCATTACATATTCAGTCACGAGGATTTCAATGTTATGGATTTGTCTGTGATTCAAGAAATGAGGCACGTAAGCTCACCTATGCCCTAGCTACAGCATTCTCTAAATTTTCAGCTAAGAAAAATGAGGCTGGAGGACCTCCAAAAACTCGATTTGCAATTGATCTTCGAAGAAGCGATGAGTCGTCAGAGGGAAGAAGAGATCAAAAAGAGGAGTCTGGGcgaaaatttgatgatatttttgattcatcAGAGGCTTGA